The Bacteroides acidifaciens genome includes a region encoding these proteins:
- a CDS encoding O-acetylhomoserine aminocarboxypropyltransferase/cysteine synthase family protein produces MAKQFKPETLCVQAGWTPKKGEPRVLPIYQSTTFKYDTSEQMARLFDLEDSGYFYTRLQNPTNDAVAAKIAALEGGVAAMLTSSGQAANFYAIFNICQAGDHFVCSSAIYGGTFNLFGVTMKKLGIDVTFVNPDASEEEISAAFRPNTKALFGETISNPSLEVLDIEKFARIAHSHGVPLIVDNTFPTPINCRPFEWGADIVVHSTTKYMDGHATSVGGCIVDSGNFDWDAHADKFPGLCTPDESYHGLTYTKAFGKGAYITKATAQLMRDLGSIQSPQNAFLLNLGLETLHLRMPQHCGNAQKVAEYLSKNEKVAWVNYCGLPDNKYYALAQKYMPNGSCGVISFGLKGGRDVSIKFMDSLEFIAIVTHVADARSCVLHPASHTHRQLSDEQLMEAGVRPDLIRLSVGIENADDIIADIEQALNA; encoded by the coding sequence ATGGCAAAACAATTCAAGCCCGAAACCCTGTGTGTACAAGCAGGCTGGACGCCTAAAAAGGGCGAACCACGCGTGTTGCCCATTTATCAAAGTACAACTTTCAAATACGATACCAGCGAGCAAATGGCACGTCTTTTCGATTTGGAAGACAGCGGTTACTTCTATACCCGCCTGCAAAACCCTACAAATGACGCTGTTGCAGCCAAGATTGCCGCCCTCGAAGGTGGTGTGGCCGCCATGCTGACTTCCAGCGGTCAGGCTGCCAACTTCTACGCTATCTTCAATATCTGCCAGGCAGGTGACCATTTCGTTTGCTCTTCCGCTATCTACGGTGGCACTTTCAACCTGTTTGGGGTGACAATGAAGAAACTTGGCATTGACGTAACTTTCGTCAATCCGGATGCCAGCGAAGAAGAAATTTCCGCAGCTTTCCGTCCGAATACGAAGGCATTGTTCGGCGAAACCATCTCCAATCCTTCCCTCGAAGTGCTGGATATTGAGAAGTTTGCCCGTATCGCCCACAGCCACGGTGTCCCCTTGATTGTGGACAATACTTTCCCGACTCCGATTAACTGCCGCCCGTTCGAATGGGGAGCGGACATCGTTGTTCACTCCACTACCAAATATATGGACGGACACGCTACCAGCGTAGGCGGCTGTATCGTAGACAGCGGTAACTTCGACTGGGACGCCCATGCCGATAAATTCCCCGGACTTTGCACACCGGACGAGTCTTATCATGGACTGACTTATACAAAAGCATTCGGTAAAGGTGCTTATATCACTAAAGCTACTGCACAGTTAATGCGTGACCTCGGCAGCATCCAAAGCCCGCAAAACGCTTTCTTACTGAATCTGGGACTTGAAACGCTTCACTTACGTATGCCTCAACATTGCGGCAACGCACAGAAAGTGGCCGAATATCTGTCCAAAAACGAGAAAGTAGCTTGGGTAAACTACTGCGGACTGCCGGATAATAAATATTACGCTTTAGCACAGAAATATATGCCAAACGGTTCTTGCGGAGTTATCTCCTTCGGTCTGAAAGGCGGACGCGACGTATCTATCAAGTTTATGGATTCACTGGAATTCATCGCTATCGTCACTCACGTAGCGGATGCACGCAGTTGTGTGCTCCACCCGGCAAGCCATACTCACCGCCAGTTGTCGGACGAACAACTTATGGAAGCAGGAGTACGCCCGGACTTGATTCGTCTGTCGGTAGGTATCGAAAATGCGGATGATATTATCGCAGATATCGAACAGGCGCTGAATGCATAA
- a CDS encoding N-acetylmuramoyl-L-alanine amidase, whose protein sequence is MKNKLCILLFLAFLFSGTALWAQQKATPKAGEGISSFLLRHNRSPKKYYDDFIELNKKKLGKNNVLKVGVTYVIPPAKKSSGTPAGNTEAKNTTAKGAGTQQKSSKAKATKIGTTIKEPLFGKELANVKVTSNRLAGACFYVVSGHGGPDPGAIGRVGKHELHEDEYAYDIALRLARNLMQEGAEVHIIIQDAKDGIRDDSYLSNSKRETCMGDAIPLNQVQRLQQRCNKINALYQKDRKNYSYCRAIFIHIDSRSKGKQTDVFFYYSNRKADSKRLANNMKDTFESKYGKHQPNRGFSGTVSGRNLYVLSHTTPASVFVELGNIQNTFDQRRLVINSNRQALAKWLMEGFLKDYKEKK, encoded by the coding sequence ATGAAAAATAAACTCTGTATTCTTTTATTTTTAGCTTTTCTTTTTTCGGGTACGGCTCTTTGGGCGCAGCAGAAAGCGACTCCGAAGGCAGGTGAGGGGATATCTTCTTTCCTGTTGAGACACAACCGCTCTCCGAAGAAGTATTACGATGACTTTATCGAACTGAACAAGAAGAAACTGGGAAAGAATAATGTATTGAAAGTAGGAGTTACTTATGTCATTCCACCGGCAAAGAAATCATCGGGGACTCCTGCCGGGAATACAGAGGCTAAAAATACAACAGCTAAAGGTGCAGGAACCCAACAGAAATCTTCCAAAGCCAAAGCGACTAAAATAGGAACTACTATCAAAGAACCTTTGTTCGGAAAAGAACTGGCAAATGTCAAAGTCACTTCCAACCGTCTTGCAGGTGCTTGCTTTTATGTCGTCAGCGGGCATGGCGGACCCGACCCCGGAGCTATCGGACGGGTAGGGAAGCACGAACTTCACGAAGACGAATATGCTTATGACATCGCCCTTCGCCTGGCACGCAACCTGATGCAGGAAGGGGCGGAAGTCCATATCATCATCCAGGATGCCAAAGACGGTATCCGTGACGACTCGTACCTGTCGAACAGTAAACGGGAGACTTGCATGGGCGATGCGATTCCGTTGAACCAGGTGCAGCGCCTTCAGCAACGTTGCAACAAGATAAATGCCCTTTATCAGAAAGACCGTAAGAATTACTCCTACTGCCGGGCAATCTTCATCCATATAGACAGCCGTAGCAAAGGAAAGCAGACTGATGTCTTTTTCTATTATTCGAACAGGAAAGCCGATAGCAAACGCTTGGCGAATAACATGAAAGATACATTCGAATCGAAGTACGGAAAGCATCAGCCGAACCGGGGATTCTCCGGAACAGTGAGCGGACGTAATCTATACGTGCTTTCGCATACTACTCCCGCTTCCGTTTTCGTAGAGCTGGGCAATATCCAAAATACTTTCGACCAGCGTCGTCTGGTGATAAACTCCAATCGCCAGGCATTGGCTAAATGGCTGATGGAAGGCTTTCTGAAAGATTACAAAGAGAAAAAATAG
- a CDS encoding RagB/SusD family nutrient uptake outer membrane protein, with product MVKNTKYICRVLVLSGALLTTGACSDSFLQTDSPNQPSQTNYWQTESDALMALTACYDGMQSPNLYNDNIDDWKFGFLGRETSTDNGDHTWGNWMLGSSISQCTSATTDECFSMYWNANYEVIKRCNMLVENVERIPMEQEKIEAYKAEAIALRALMYCNLTSVFRDVPYLTKPLTLAEAQAPKTERSQIISSLLEDLKTWIPKIPVIGQAQTGRLSQEAAYAIMGRIALFNQHWDEAITAYNNVIGKVQLFKSGDGSDYAANFAELFTEKNETAGEVLLSVHYKGPGLGEGNSFGICWSAPMNAIEGSMNLCDDFYCTDGLPIDESPLFKGSLDKGAHTKENPDMGRYENRDPRMKATLMLPGMEWNGKLYTNNLPASSTCCIRKWFTPENTANEYDGSLDFYVIRYAEVLLSLSEAMIEKGGYPQAEVTKYINEVRDRVGMPAVEEAEGTNLQQDELRAIVRHERRVELAFEDLRFADLYRWKDFENAQKRMQEDKSFYGFGAVERGNLRGAQDLVWPIPQSEIDTNPMLEQHSEWK from the coding sequence ATGGTAAAGAATACAAAATATATATGCAGAGTTCTAGTATTATCCGGAGCTTTATTGACTACCGGTGCTTGTTCGGATAGTTTTTTACAGACGGATTCTCCGAATCAACCTTCGCAAACCAATTATTGGCAAACAGAATCGGATGCATTGATGGCACTGACCGCTTGCTACGACGGTATGCAAAGCCCTAATTTATACAACGATAACATTGATGACTGGAAATTCGGATTCCTCGGACGTGAAACCAGCACAGACAATGGCGACCACACATGGGGCAACTGGATGTTAGGAAGTTCCATTTCACAATGTACTTCGGCTACCACCGATGAATGCTTCTCAATGTACTGGAATGCTAATTATGAAGTAATTAAGCGTTGCAATATGTTAGTGGAAAACGTAGAACGCATCCCGATGGAACAGGAAAAGATAGAAGCATACAAAGCAGAAGCAATAGCATTGCGTGCTCTGATGTATTGTAATCTGACCTCCGTATTTCGCGATGTTCCCTATCTGACCAAACCTCTTACCTTAGCAGAAGCCCAAGCGCCCAAAACGGAACGTAGCCAGATTATCTCTTCTCTGTTGGAGGACCTGAAAACATGGATTCCCAAAATACCAGTTATAGGTCAAGCACAAACAGGTCGTCTTTCCCAAGAAGCGGCTTACGCAATTATGGGACGAATAGCCCTTTTCAACCAACATTGGGACGAAGCGATAACTGCCTATAACAATGTGATTGGCAAGGTTCAACTTTTCAAATCAGGTGACGGCAGTGACTATGCAGCCAACTTTGCAGAATTATTCACGGAAAAGAATGAAACTGCAGGCGAAGTACTGTTGAGTGTTCACTATAAAGGTCCGGGATTAGGCGAAGGCAATTCCTTTGGAATTTGCTGGTCTGCTCCAATGAACGCCATCGAAGGTTCAATGAATTTATGTGATGATTTTTATTGCACGGATGGATTACCTATTGACGAGTCCCCTTTATTCAAGGGTAGCCTTGACAAAGGAGCCCATACAAAAGAGAATCCGGATATGGGACGTTACGAAAACCGCGACCCTCGCATGAAGGCAACATTGATGCTTCCGGGAATGGAATGGAACGGAAAGTTGTACACTAATAACTTACCGGCCAGCTCCACATGCTGTATCCGTAAATGGTTTACTCCCGAAAATACGGCAAACGAGTATGACGGTAGTCTGGATTTCTACGTCATCCGTTATGCAGAGGTGCTATTATCACTCTCTGAAGCTATGATTGAAAAAGGCGGTTACCCCCAAGCGGAAGTAACCAAGTATATCAATGAAGTCCGCGACCGCGTAGGCATGCCTGCTGTGGAAGAAGCAGAAGGAACTAATCTGCAACAAGATGAGCTACGTGCCATTGTACGCCACGAACGCCGTGTAGAACTTGCCTTTGAAGATTTACGTTTTGCCGACCTTTATCGCTGGAAAGATTTTGAGAATGCTCAGAAACGCATGCAGGAAGATAAGTCATTCTATGGCTTCGGAGCCGTAGAACGTGGTAATCTGCGTGGAGCACAAGATTTGGTATGGCCTATCCCGCAAAGTGAGATTGACACAAACCCGATGTTGGAACAGCACAGTGAATGGAAATAA
- a CDS encoding TolC family protein encodes MRKIIILSAATLVLSSCGIYNKYKPVSEVPEGLYGSESLAATDTANFGNLSWREVFTDPYLQNLIDSALVRNTDMQTAHLRVKESEAALMTSKLSYLPSLFLAPEGAVSSFDRSKAMQTYSLPVTASWELDIFGKVTTAKRRAKAAYEQSKEYEQAVKTQLVSAVANTYYTLLMLDSQYEISVATEAAWKESVKTARAMKNAGMMDEAGLAQTEATYYNICTTVLDLKEQVNQAQNSLALLLAETPHEIERGKLAGQQLPENFSVGIPLQMLSNRPDVRSAEFSLAQAFYTTNAARAAFYPSITLSGSAGWTNSTGSMIINPGKFVASAVASLTQPLFNKGVNIAQLKIAKAQQEEARLSFEQTLLNAGVEVNEALVQYQTAREKAAYYDKQVASLQTAARSTSLLMKHGSTTYLEVLTAQQTLLSAQLSQVANRFTEIQGVITLYQALGGGRM; translated from the coding sequence ATGAGAAAAATAATAATCTTATCCGCAGCAACGCTCGTGTTGAGCAGTTGTGGTATCTATAATAAATACAAACCGGTATCGGAAGTTCCCGAAGGGCTTTATGGCAGCGAATCCCTCGCTGCCACCGATACGGCAAACTTCGGGAACCTCTCCTGGCGGGAGGTATTCACCGACCCGTACTTGCAGAACTTGATTGATTCGGCTCTGGTACGGAATACGGATATGCAGACGGCACATTTGCGTGTCAAAGAGTCGGAAGCCGCTCTGATGACGTCCAAGCTGTCCTATCTCCCTTCCCTGTTTCTCGCACCGGAAGGAGCTGTAAGCAGCTTCGACCGTAGCAAGGCTATGCAGACCTATTCATTACCAGTGACCGCTTCTTGGGAACTGGATATATTCGGAAAAGTAACCACTGCCAAGCGTCGTGCGAAAGCAGCCTACGAACAGAGCAAGGAGTATGAACAAGCCGTGAAAACGCAATTGGTATCTGCCGTAGCGAATACCTATTATACATTGCTGATGCTCGATTCCCAATATGAGATTTCCGTGGCTACCGAAGCTGCCTGGAAAGAGAGCGTGAAAACCGCTCGTGCCATGAAGAATGCCGGTATGATGGACGAAGCCGGACTGGCGCAGACCGAAGCTACCTATTATAATATCTGCACAACGGTGCTCGACTTGAAAGAGCAAGTGAACCAGGCGCAGAACTCACTGGCATTGTTATTGGCGGAAACTCCTCACGAGATAGAACGGGGAAAACTGGCTGGTCAGCAATTGCCGGAGAACTTCTCCGTAGGTATTCCTTTACAGATGCTTTCCAATCGTCCCGATGTGCGCAGCGCAGAATTCTCTTTGGCGCAGGCATTCTACACGACGAATGCAGCCCGTGCCGCTTTCTACCCTTCCATTACATTGAGCGGTAGTGCCGGTTGGACTAACAGTACCGGAAGTATGATTATCAATCCGGGCAAGTTTGTCGCCTCTGCGGTGGCTTCCTTGACTCAACCTTTGTTTAATAAGGGCGTTAACATCGCCCAGTTGAAAATAGCGAAAGCGCAACAGGAAGAAGCCCGCCTCAGCTTTGAACAGACATTGCTGAATGCAGGCGTGGAAGTAAACGAAGCATTGGTGCAGTATCAGACTGCCCGTGAGAAAGCTGCTTACTATGACAAGCAGGTTGCTTCTCTGCAAACGGCTGCCCGGAGCACCAGTCTCTTGATGAAGCATGGCAGCACTACCTATCTGGAAGTATTGACAGCGCAGCAAACGCTGCTGAGTGCACAGCTTTCACAAGTGGCGAACCGCTTCACCGAAATCCAGGGTGTGATTACTCTGTATCAGGCTTTGGGAGGTGGCAGAATGTAA
- a CDS encoding efflux RND transporter permease subunit, translating to MNLRTFIERPVLSAVISITIVVVGIIGLFSLPVEQYPDIAPPTIMVSTTYYGASAETLQKSVIAPLEEAINGVEDMTYMTSSATNAGTVSITVYFKQGTDPDMAAVNVQNRVSRATGQLPAEVTQVGVTTSKRQTSILQMFSLSSPDDSYDENFLSNYISINLKPEILRISGVGDLMIMGGEYSMRVWMKPDVMAQYKLIPSDITGVLAEQNIESATGSFGENSNETYQYTMKYKGRLITPEEFGEIVIRSTDNGEVLRLKDIAEIQLGQDSYAYHGGMDGHPGISCMVFQTAGSNATEVNRNIDKFLEEARKDLPKGVELTQMMSSNDFLFASIHEVVKTLIEAIILVILVVYVFLQDFRSTLIPLVGVIVSLIGTFAFMAVAGFSINLLTLFALVLVIGTVVDDAIIVVEAVQARFDVGYRSSYMASIDAMKGISNAVITSSLVFMAVFIPVSFMGGTSGTFYTQFGLTMAVAVGISAVNALTLSPALCALLLKPYINEDGTQKNNFAARFRKAFNSAFDILIEKYKNIVLVFIKRRWLAWSLLACSVVLLVFLMNTTKTSLVPDEDQGVVFVNVSTAAGSSLATTDEVMERIEKRLMDIPQIKHVQKVAGYGLLAGQGSSFGMLILKLKPWDERPNDEDNVQAVIGQVYGRTADIKDASVFAISPGMIPGYGMGNALELHMQDKMGGDVNDFFTTTQQYLGVLNQRPEIAMAYSTFDVRYPQWTVEVDAAKCKRAGITPDAVLSTLSGYYGGQYVSNFNRFSKVYRVMIQADPMFRLDESSLDNAFVRMSNGEMAPLSQFVTLTRSYGAESLSRFNMYNSIAVNAMPAEGYSTGDAIKAVQETAAQSLPKGYGYDYGGITREENQQSGTTMIIFGICFLMIYLILSALYESFIIPFAVLLSVPCGLMGSFLFAWMFGLENNIYLQTGLIMLIGLLAKTAILLTEYAAERRKAGMGLIASAVSAAKARLRPILMTALTMIFGLFPLMMSSGVGANGNRSLGTGVVGGMTIGTLALLFIVPTLFIAFQWLQERLRPVQSMPTEDWQIEEEIKISEEEKSKAGKNN from the coding sequence ATGAATTTAAGAACCTTTATTGAACGCCCCGTATTATCGGCAGTCATTTCTATTACGATTGTCGTTGTGGGTATCATCGGGCTTTTCAGTCTGCCCGTTGAGCAATATCCGGATATTGCCCCGCCTACCATTATGGTGAGTACCACTTATTACGGTGCCAGTGCGGAAACTTTACAGAAGAGTGTAATTGCCCCGTTGGAAGAGGCTATCAACGGTGTGGAAGATATGACGTACATGACCTCTTCCGCTACCAATGCGGGCACGGTGAGCATTACGGTCTACTTCAAACAGGGGACAGACCCGGATATGGCAGCCGTCAACGTGCAGAACCGCGTGTCACGGGCTACGGGACAGCTTCCGGCAGAAGTTACCCAAGTTGGTGTGACCACTTCCAAACGTCAGACGAGTATCTTACAGATGTTCTCGCTCTCAAGCCCGGACGACAGTTATGATGAAAACTTCCTTTCCAACTATATCAGCATCAATCTGAAACCGGAGATTCTACGTATCTCGGGTGTGGGCGACTTGATGATTATGGGCGGTGAATATAGTATGCGTGTATGGATGAAGCCGGACGTGATGGCGCAATACAAACTGATTCCGTCCGATATCACCGGCGTGCTTGCCGAACAGAATATCGAATCGGCAACCGGTTCGTTCGGTGAAAACTCTAACGAGACTTATCAGTACACGATGAAATATAAAGGACGTCTGATTACTCCCGAAGAATTCGGGGAAATCGTCATCCGTTCTACTGACAATGGCGAAGTCTTGAGATTGAAGGACATTGCCGAAATACAACTGGGACAGGACAGCTATGCTTACCACGGTGGTATGGATGGGCATCCGGGCATATCGTGCATGGTGTTCCAGACGGCAGGTTCAAATGCGACCGAAGTGAACCGGAACATTGACAAATTCCTCGAAGAAGCCCGCAAAGACCTTCCGAAAGGAGTGGAATTGACGCAGATGATGAGCTCGAACGACTTCCTTTTCGCTTCTATTCATGAGGTGGTGAAGACGTTGATTGAAGCTATCATTCTGGTTATCCTGGTGGTATATGTGTTTTTGCAGGACTTCCGCTCTACACTGATTCCTTTGGTGGGAGTGATTGTTTCGCTTATCGGTACGTTTGCCTTTATGGCCGTGGCTGGGTTCAGTATCAACCTGCTGACGCTCTTTGCGCTGGTGCTTGTTATCGGTACGGTGGTGGATGACGCCATTATTGTCGTCGAGGCGGTGCAGGCACGCTTCGATGTAGGGTACAGGTCGTCCTATATGGCAAGTATTGATGCAATGAAAGGTATCAGCAATGCGGTAATCACCTCATCACTGGTGTTTATGGCGGTGTTTATTCCGGTGTCTTTCATGGGCGGTACTTCGGGTACGTTCTATACGCAGTTCGGTCTGACAATGGCGGTTGCCGTAGGTATTTCGGCTGTCAATGCGTTGACGTTGAGCCCGGCATTGTGTGCCCTGCTGCTGAAACCTTATATTAATGAAGACGGTACGCAGAAGAATAATTTTGCGGCACGCTTTCGTAAGGCTTTCAATTCGGCTTTTGATATACTGATAGAAAAGTATAAGAATATCGTATTGGTTTTTATCAAACGCAGGTGGCTGGCATGGTCGTTGCTCGCTTGTTCCGTGGTGTTGCTGGTATTTCTGATGAATACGACCAAGACCAGTCTGGTGCCGGACGAAGACCAGGGCGTGGTTTTTGTCAATGTAAGTACGGCGGCGGGTAGCTCGCTGGCGACTACCGACGAGGTAATGGAACGCATTGAAAAACGTTTGATGGACATTCCGCAGATTAAGCATGTGCAGAAAGTGGCTGGTTACGGATTGCTGGCAGGACAGGGGAGTTCGTTCGGTATGTTGATTCTGAAACTGAAACCGTGGGACGAGCGTCCGAATGATGAAGATAATGTGCAGGCAGTCATTGGTCAGGTGTATGGTCGCACGGCTGATATCAAGGATGCGAGTGTCTTTGCCATTTCTCCGGGTATGATTCCGGGATATGGTATGGGTAATGCGCTCGAACTTCATATGCAAGATAAAATGGGTGGCGACGTAAACGACTTCTTCACGACTACCCAGCAATATCTGGGCGTACTGAATCAGCGTCCGGAGATTGCAATGGCATATTCTACGTTTGACGTGCGTTATCCGCAGTGGACGGTAGAGGTGGACGCTGCCAAATGCAAACGTGCCGGAATTACTCCGGATGCGGTATTGAGCACCTTGTCCGGCTATTACGGCGGTCAGTATGTGTCCAATTTCAACCGTTTCTCTAAAGTATATAGAGTCATGATTCAGGCAGACCCGATGTTCCGTTTGGACGAAAGTTCGCTGGATAATGCGTTTGTACGTATGTCGAACGGGGAAATGGCTCCGTTGAGCCAGTTTGTAACGCTGACACGCAGCTATGGCGCGGAATCGTTGAGCCGCTTTAATATGTACAACTCTATTGCGGTGAATGCCATGCCGGCAGAAGGATATAGTACCGGAGACGCTATCAAGGCAGTGCAGGAAACTGCCGCACAGTCTCTTCCGAAAGGATACGGCTATGATTATGGCGGCATCACCCGCGAGGAAAACCAGCAGAGTGGTACAACGATGATTATTTTCGGTATCTGCTTCCTGATGATTTATCTTATCTTGAGTGCGTTGTACGAGAGCTTTATCATTCCGTTCGCCGTTCTGTTGAGCGTGCCTTGCGGGTTGATGGGTAGCTTCCTCTTCGCCTGGATGTTCGGACTGGAGAATAATATCTATTTGCAGACAGGTTTGATTATGTTGATTGGTCTGCTTGCGAAAACGGCTATCTTGCTGACTGAGTATGCTGCCGAGCGTCGTAAGGCAGGGATGGGGCTGATTGCTTCTGCTGTAAGTGCGGCTAAAGCCCGTCTGCGTCCGATTCTGATGACGGCACTGACGATGATTTTCGGTCTGTTCCCGTTGATGATGTCCAGTGGAGTAGGGGCAAACGGTAACCGTTCTCTGGGTACGGGGGTAGTCGGTGGTATGACTATCGGTACGCTGGCACTGCTTTTCATCGTGCCTACCCTGTTTATCGCTTTCCAATGGTTGCAGGAACGCTTGCGTCCGGTACAGAGCATGCCTACCGAGGACTGGCAGATTGAAGAAGAAATCAAGATAAGTGAAGAAGAAAAGTCTAAAGCAGGAAAAAATAATTGA